One Plasmodium sp. gorilla clade G2 genome assembly, chromosome: 12 genomic window carries:
- a CDS encoding vacuolar transporter chaperone,putative, which translates to MKFSKKLHERAHPKYREHYIAYKDLKKFIKLITGKDTSTFTIKEVTSNLGNNRALNCREYRTPESRFEDILNIELEKINNFTLYIIKAWYKDIELYYNKLKENLIDDIKDVENKLHALGNILIFLEDYKHINFIGFHKITKKFDKHNDNVLNSSFYISVVIKSFFMSFDINVLIYILSVCYKYLRLLKGGIKRGTQKKEIEKIEKIEKIEDEKRENNKINYNNHNNDHNIKQSDDHMNDDHMNDDHMNDDHMNEDHMNDDHINDNHISDNHINDNHINDNHISGDNISYNLITNACHEKKNGIGIKHVKYIVKAQKLILIKVEIARRFIFKYYNIEEDECIGNIKKFLDIISKNKIHNYLLTIYFDDKHFSTYHKNVNTNLSNIDDEYIRIRSYNYISNNKIHNEHTSLQYFNLYEPSHHHKEKYLLFKDIATSNFLNIKKVDDLEILLKEETYNHIYNNKDHLNKTYEKENISSTETFQNNKIDINKQYFLNNTQFFLNFMEHMKNKKLTSCMRSKVNRLYFSDDKTWGYIDENISYWAHNDKKNMHTFEDEDEDVDVDEDVDVYEDEDVDEDVDESVDEYQNVDQNVDVDQNVDINQNVDVNQNVDVDESVDVDESVDSHEQYYNHLYDKASSKNPHLKKILNKDKNFKFLKKGRNKKYAYFNYAVIDISIKEEQKNNDFLTKLNNRGLLKEIWGYSSFLQGISLLYSNRLSTYPHWKIYTSTDHMKLNKSTKKFKGGKNKKETKNKNDNINGNINGNMNDNINGNINDSINDSINDNMNDNKNDNIIYNFFNHLKHDQSNSDVVLTSPYISNQSNKKKKKKKNYNTKDDFKKSITYTGASARIAHESELIFRNEIEKKNKKKNKNLNINSNFNLIHPLSNEIYSTNNNNNNNNNFSIKKINKYSNNLKDLSIKNTSLIYDNNLYEPLLQQTNNTYENTLQSLIRKIISPIKNLFCSTPNTQHNSKPKNSVVRVEPKTFFANERTLLQWLNTSVLLSTISITLLNFSNSYGFFSGVIMAPVSIFFILYSFYIYLKRSDALVNKEPINYTDKLGPLILVLTLTFSLSTVVVLNIYGRWKTEIWS; encoded by the exons ATGAAATTCAGCAAGAAATTACATGAGCGTGCTCATCCAAAGTATAGAGAGCATTACATTGCTTATaaggatttaaaaaaatttattaaattaataacag GGAAGGACACGTCGACATTTACTATCAAAGAAGTGACAAGCAACCTTGGAAATAATCGAGCTTTAAATTGCAGAGAATATAGAACCCCTGAATCCAGATTTGAAGATATCTTAAATAtagaattagaaaaaataaataattttactttatatattataaaagcaTGGTATAAAGATATTGAattgtattataataaattaaaagagaATCTTatagatgatataaaagatgttgaaaataaattacatGCATTaggaaatatattaatatttctagaagattataaacatattaattttattgggtttcataaaataacaaaaaaatttgataaacataatgataatgtattaaactcatcattttatataagtGTAGTTATAAAAAGTTTCTTTATGAGTTTTGATATAAAtgtattgatatatattttgtctgtctgttataaatatttaaggTTACTTAAAGGTGGAATTAAGAGGGgcacacaaaaaaaagaaatagaaaaaatagaaaagatagaaaaaattgaagatgaaaaaagagagaataataaaattaattacaACAATCACAACAATGATCACAATATAAAACAAAGTGATGACCATATGAATGATGATCATATGAATGATGATCATATGAATGATGATCATATGAATGAAGACCATATGAATGATgatcatataaatgataaccATATAAGTGATAaccatataaatgataaccatataaatgataaccATATAAGTGGtgataatatttcatataatttaattacaAATGCATgccatgaaaaaaaaaatggtatAGGAATAAAACatgttaaatatattgtGAAGGcacaaaaattaatattaataaaagtaGAAATAGCTAGacgttttatatttaaatattataatatagaagaagatgaatgtataggaaatataaaaaaattcttagatattatatctaaaaacaaaattcataattatttattaacaatatattttgatgatAAACATTTTAGTACCtatcataaaaatgtaaatacaaACCTTTCTAATATAgatgatgaatatattagaattagatcctataattatataagtaataataaaatacataatgAACATACATCAttacaatattttaatttatatgaacCTAGTCATCatcataaagaaaaatatttattattcaaaGATATTGCAACctcaaattttttaaatataaaaaaagtagaTGACCTTGAAATACTGCTCAAAGAAGAAacatataatcatatatataataataaagaccatttaaataaaacatatgaaaaggaaaatatatccTCAACAGAAACATTTCAAAATAACAagatagatataaataaacagtattttttgaataacacacaattctttttaaattttatggaacacatgaaaaataaaaaattgacAAGTTGTATGAGAAGCAAAGTAAATAGATTATATTTTAGTGATGATAAAACGTGGGGGTATATTGATGAGAATATATCTTACTGGGCTCACaacgataaaaaaaatatgcatacgtttgaagatgaagatgaagatgTAGATGTAGATGAAGATGTAGATGTAtatgaagatgaagatgTAGATGAAGATGTAGATGAAAGTGTAGATGAATATCAAAATGTAGATCAAAATGTAGATGTAGATCAAAATGTAGATATAAATCAAAATGTAGATGTAAATCAAAATGTAGATGTAGATGAAAGTGTAGATGTAGATGAAAGTGTAGATTCTCATGAACAATATTATAACCATTTGTATGATAAAGCAAGTAGTAAAAATCcccatttaaaaaaaattcttaatAAAGACAAGAATTTTAAATTTCTTAAAAAAGGaaggaataaaaaatatgcatattttaattatgcTGTTATAGATATCAGTATAAAAGaggaacaaaaaaataatgatttccttacaaaattaaataatcgTGGactattaaaagaaatatgggGATATTCATCTTTTCTTCAAGGTATATCcttattatattcaaatcGTTTATCCACCTATCCTCACtggaaaatatatacaagtACTGATCATATGAAACTGAATAAAAGTACGAAAAAATTTAAAGGaggaaaaaacaaaaaagaaacaaaaaataaaaatgataatataaatggtaatataaatggtaatatgaatgataatataaatggtaatataaatgatagtATAAATGATagtataaatgataatatgaatgataataaaaatgataatataatatataatttttttaaccaTTTAAAGCATGATCAAAGTAATAGCGATGTTGTACTTACAAGTCCATATATTTCAAAtcaatcaaataaaaaaaaaaaaaaaaaaaaaaattataatacaaaagatgattttaaaaaaagtattaCTTATACAGGTGCTTCTGCTAGAATAGCACATGAAAGTGAATTAATATTTAGAAatgaaattgaaaaaaaaaataaaaaaaaaaataaaaatttaaacatTAAttctaattttaatttaattcatCCATTAtctaatgaaatatatagtaccaataataataataataataataataattttagtattaaaaaaatcaatAAATATTCTAACAATTTGAAAGATTTatctataaaaaatacatcccttatttatgataataatttatatgaaccTCTTCTTcaacaaacaaataatacatatgaaaATACATTACAATCATTAATACGTAAAATTATATCTcctattaaaaatttattttgcTCAACACCTAATACACAACATAATTCAAAACCCAAAAATTCTGTTGTGCGTGTCGAACCAAAAACATTTTTTGCTAATGAACGAACATTATTACAATGGCTTAATACTAGTGTATTATTATCTACAATATCTATAACCCTTCTCAATTTTTCTAATTCATATGGATTTTTTTCTGGAGTTATTATGGCACCTGtctctatattttttatcttatattctttttatatttatctaaaAAGATCAGATGCGTTGGTAAATAAAGAACCAATTAATTATACTGATAAGCTAGGTCCCTTAATTTTGGTTCTCACCTtaacattttctttatcaacAGTTGttgtattaaatatttatggcAGATGGAAAACAGAAATATGGTCTTAA
- a CDS encoding subpellicular microtubule protein 2, putative, protein MELSKYAGLSSERLDCLRNLDIRKKSIYNGSTFSCGNNIYEILHNYSDRQKENKSDDICVAHDYKNSQRNIKFAGLESEIKNDINIRNRRVKHNMNYRNDNLKDILQNNMNEHNINNSKYFLSDKGYVLTPKRCLARHVDDSEINKYFSTKYAVTDSSTGRTEIMVERKPGCSNIIVQNFSEFDAYGTYKKKDERINRRDSFVHTKMGIVPRDGSCLDNNKCKAQATFTHIHRRDNIAPDNYWLCPTIESDKKIKTRQ, encoded by the exons atggaACTTTCTAAATATGCTGGGTTGAGCTCAGAACGTTTGGATTGTTTAAGGAATTTGGATATCAGAAAGAAGTCTATTTATAACGGTTCAACATTTTCTTGtggtaataatatttatgaaatattacataattaTTCTGATagacaaaaagaaaataagagTGATGACATTTGTGTAGCTCATGACTATAAAAATTCTCAaaggaatataaaatttgCTGGTTTAGAATCTGAAATAaagaatgatataaatataaggaATAGAAGGGTAAAacataatatgaattatcGTAATGACAATTTAAAGgatattttacaaaataatatgaatgaacacaacataaataattcaaaatattttctttctgACAAAGGTTATGTATTAACCCCAAAAAGATGTTTAGCGAGACATGTAGATGATAgtgaaattaataaatatttttctacaAAATATGCTGTAACAGATTCATCTACTGGAAGGACAGAAATTATGGTAGAGAGAAAACCAGGGTGTTCCAATATTATTGTTCAGAATTTTTCTGAATTTGATGCTTATGGAACTTATAAAAAGAAGGATGAAAGGATAAACAGAAGGGATTCATTTGTCCACACTAAAATg GGTATAGTACCTAGGGATGGATCTTGTTTAGATAACAACAAATGCAAAGCTCAAGCTACTTTCACACATATTCACAGACGTGATAATATAGCTCCAGATAATTATTGGTTATGTCCTACAATTGAAAGTGATAAAAAGATCAAGACTAGACAATGA
- a CDS encoding ATP-dependent protease subunit ClpQ: MFIRNFANIIRSQKSITKTISRNYFSDNSKLIIPRHGTTILCVRKNNEVCLIGDGMVSQGTMIVKGNAKKIRRLKDNILMGFAGATADCFTLLDKFETKIDEYPNQLLRSCVELAKLWRTDRYLRHLEAVLIVADKDILLEVTGNGDVLEPSGNVLGTGSGGPYAMAAARALYDVENLSAKDIAYKAMNIAADMCCHTNNNFICETL, encoded by the exons atgTTTATCAGAAACTTTGCAAATATAATTAGATCACAAAAATCAATAACCAAAACAATTTca AGAAATTATTTTTCTGATAACAGCAAGTTGATAATTCCTCGTCATGGAACTACCATATTATGTGTTAGGAAAAATAATGAAGTG tGTTTAATTGGTGATGGAATGGTTTCTCAAGGAACGATG ATAGTTAAAGGAAATGCAAAAAAGATAAGACGTTTAAAGGACAATATATTAATGGGTTTCGCAGGAGCTACAGCTGATTGTTTTACCTTGCTAGATAAATTTGAGACAAAGATTGATGAATATCCaa ATCAACTTTTAAGAAGTTGTGTTGAATTAGCCAAACTTTGGAGAACTGATAGATATTTAAGACATTTAGAGGCTGTTTTAATAGTAGCTGATAAGGATATTTTGTTAGAAGTAACCGGTAATGGTGATGTTTTAGAACCATCAGGAAATGTTTTAGGAACAGGATCAGGAGGTCCATATGCTATGGCAGCTGCAAGAGCATTATATGATGTCGAAAATTTAAGTGCTAAAGATATAGCTTATAAAGCTATGAATATTGCTGCAGATATGTGTTGTCatactaataataattttatttgtgAAACATTGTAa
- a CDS encoding WD-repeat protein, putative: MEQNKIMLVYDNHDVLLVNLDNERCENKFEKSIKDDEKKICMLSNGNFLILNANKKMICQYIYNKSTAIYTKYVRAHLNVIKITTNERIIFGGDKIGNVYIWSAISGFLINTFQAHFGPIKDILIDQIVNVLYTYSDDNIVHAYNLHDLFRKKKIQPMLYYQHNINSNIKQIISITPNIYDTLYTLISLTNDGTIYVWGLKSKEAIHILKTQTEYCSYICSNYPFNTHLYVCKKNKIIRIPFMEFNKNKKKNNKNNCEHSNNNSDDIKLKEYGDYVEIRKLKAEQIENNNYNVNKNDGDINNHNSDYNQTSDDNNTSDDNNSSDDNNSSDEEFNDSHHPNMNYLHLETNKMIKSQNVVTNEIFLNLKNFTTFIGHKSQVLKCYVDDKKQILISLATDGIKIWDIYNCYAIKTLKYGENIINFYIPTFKNVSYLIECPNLLLEYEDNTNIHIIDEVNEQTVQSNYKNILNHDENLLINMANIFASQDM, translated from the coding sequence atggagcagaataaaataatgttaGTCTATGATAACCATGATGTACTGTTAGTAAATTTAGATAATGAACGATGTGAAAATAAATTTGAAAAATCAATAAAAGatgatgaaaagaaaatatgtaTGCTTAGTAATGGAAATTTCCTTATATTAAatgcaaataaaaaaatgatatgtcaatatatatataacaaaagtACAGCTATATATACTAAATATGTACGTGCTCATTTGaatgttattaaaataaCAACAAATGAAAGAATCATTTTTGGAGGTGATAAAATTGggaatgtatatatatggtcTGCTATATCAggatttttaataaatacttTTCAAGCTCATTTTGGACCAATTAAAGATATTTTAATTGATCAGATAgtaaatgttttatatacatatagtGATGACAATATAGTGCATGCATATAATTTACATGACTTGttcaggaaaaaaaaaatacagccaatgttatattatcaacataatataaattcaaatataaaacaaattataagtataactccaaatatatatgataccTTATATACTTTAATATCTTTAACAAATGATGGAACTATATATGTATGGGGTTTAAAATCTAAAGAagctatacatatattaaaaacacAAACAGAgtattgttcatatatttgTTCAAATTATCCATTCAATACACATTTATATGTgtgcaaaaaaaataaaattattcgtATCCCTTTTATGGaatttaataagaataagaagaaaaataataaaaataattgtgAACATTCTAATAACAATagtgatgatataaaattaaaagaatatggTGATTATGTtgaaataagaaaattaaaagcagaacaaattgaaaataataattataatgttaataaaaatgatggtGACATAAATAATCACAACAGTGATTATAATCAAAcaagtgatgataataatacaagtgatgataataattcaagtgatgataataattcaagTGATGAAGAATTTAATGATAGTCATCACCCTAATATGAATTATCTCCATTtagaaacaaataaaatgattAAATCACAAAATGTTGTTACAAATGAAATCTTtttgaatttaaaaaattttacaaCATTTATAGGTCATAAAAGTCAAGTATTAAAATGTTATGTTGAtgataaaaaacaaatattgaTATCTTTGGCAACAGatggaataaaaatatgggatatatataattgttatgCAATTAAAACTTTGAAATATggtgaaaatattattaacttTTATATTCCTACATTCAAAAATGTTTCTTATTTAATCGAGTGTCCAAATCTACTTCTTGAATATGaagataatacaaatatacatattattgaTGAAGTGAACGAGCAAACCGTTCAatcaaattataaaaatattttaaatcatgatgaaaatttattaattaatatggCAAATATATTTGCATCACAAGATATGTAA
- a CDS encoding sun-family protein, putative — protein MNSTRLRHIENALNNFNFMSPLDIYMRLYFKSNNIKNKDKPYISEHVYNIIKNKTLLSYLSSPSSLYTNVIKTYFSSDKWKYEMNNEKIPAHVRYSFPKELYNQLLDCYGEKKSITLMSILNEKAPVFLRVNNNKISRNELYKTLISKGISVEKCVNSPYGLLLTKNQILKNIHEYKKGYFEIQDEASQIVSSKIPVHPGDKVLDYCAGSGGKTLAFSMLMENTGKIYLHDIRDQMLSQAKIRLRRAGIQNYILLNSNHILLKKLFGYMDVVIVDAPCTGTGALRRNPEMKYKFTNNKLYDYVKTQREIFENALLYLKKNGKIVYITCSILDAENVHQAKYFCQKHNLYLSEAPFHSLPQSKAMDGFFLATFERKE, from the exons atgaatAGTACTAGATTACGTCACATTGAAAATgcattaaataattttaatttcatgTCCCCTTTGGACATTTATATgcgtttatattttaaaagtaataatataaagaataaagaTAAACCGTATATTTCAGAACATgtctataatattataaaaaacaaaacactcttatcatatttatcttCACCCAGTTCATTGTATACAAATGTAATTAAGACGTATTTTTCTTCTGACAA GTGGAAATATGAAATGAACAACGAAAAAATACCTGCACATGTCAGGTACTCTTTTCCAAAAGAATTATACAACCAGCTATTAGATTGCTATGGTGAGAAGAAAAGCATCACATTAATGTctattttaaatgaaaagGCTCCTGTTTTTTTACGTgttaataacaataaaatatcGAGAAACGAATTATATAAGACTTTAATCAGTAAAGGAATATCAGTGGAAAAATGTGTTAATTCACCATATGgattattattaacaaaaaatcaaatattaaaaaatattcatgaatataaaaaaggttATTTCGAAATTCAAGATGAAGCTAGCCAAATTGTGAGTTCAAAAATACCTGTACATCCAGGTGATAAGGTGCTTGATTATTGTGCAGGGTCAGGTGGAAAAACATTAGCATTTTCAATGTTAATGGAAAATacaggaaaaatatatttacatgatATACGTGATCAAATGTTATCTCAAGCAAAAATAAGATTACGAAGAGCAGGaatacaaaattatattttattaaattcaaatcatatattattaaaaaaattatttggtTATATGGATGTCGTAATTGTTGATGCTCCATGTACAGGTACTGGTGCTTTACGAAGAAACCCagaaatgaaatataaatttacaaataataaattatatgattatgTAAAAACACAAAGAGAAATTTTTGAAAATGCTTTGTTGTATCTTaagaaaaatggaaaaattgTTTATATCACATGTAGTATATTGGATGCTGAGAATGTACATCAagcaaaatatttttgtcagaaacataatttatatttatctgaGGCACCTTTTCAT